One genomic window of Microbacterium sp. BH-3-3-3 includes the following:
- a CDS encoding ATP-dependent DNA helicase RecG: MPALTLASRLDGVIGGKTAAAFDRAFGMKTVGELLEHYPRRYARRGELTPIATLPLGEPVTIVAEVVSASERRMQNRRGSLLEVVISDGDGRMSLTFFNQPWRLKELTPGRRGIFSGKVGEYRRQTQLTNPDYELFDDIAEARAEAEVTAKRPIPIYPATSSVPSPLVQKTISLVLDAVGDIDDPLPDDLRARRGLVDARTALEHIHRPEDDDDIAPAVATLRMHEAFVLQTALLQQRQFVRALSATKRPAAAGGLLERFDAILPFELTPDQQSVGARIAADMIGDWPMNRLVQGEVGSGKTLVALRAMLQVAESGGQSALIAPTEVLAAQHLRSIARMLGPELAPELMPTLLTGQLPAAERRKAALRVASGQARIVVGTHALLSARTTFAELGFVVVDEQHRFGVEQREALRSKGESPHTLVLTATPIPRTVAMTVFGDLDVSTIRTMPAGRAGIQSFVAPLAEKPGWFARVWDRVAEEVRLGRQAFVVCAAIDAEQLAADEKTDEPADAPAAAAAAESGRTRWGVVQVEEMLSRMPSFADIRVQILHGKLPADEKDAVMQAFARGDIDVLVATTVIEVGVDVPNASTMVILEADRFGVSQLHQLRGRVGRGGVPGLCLLVTEASPGSSSRSRVEAVASTLDGFALAEVDLELRGEGDVLGGAQSGVRSSLRLLRVVTDADLITEARAEGERLLADDPTLERHPGLAAALERRVGVEERAALAKS; encoded by the coding sequence ATGCCCGCTCTCACGCTCGCCTCCCGTCTCGACGGTGTCATCGGCGGCAAGACGGCGGCCGCGTTCGATCGCGCGTTCGGCATGAAGACCGTGGGCGAACTCCTCGAGCACTACCCGCGTCGCTACGCCCGACGCGGCGAGCTCACGCCGATCGCGACGCTGCCGCTCGGTGAGCCCGTGACCATCGTGGCCGAGGTCGTGAGCGCGAGCGAGCGGCGTATGCAGAACCGCCGCGGGTCCCTGCTCGAGGTCGTGATCAGCGACGGCGACGGGCGCATGTCGCTGACCTTCTTCAATCAGCCCTGGCGCCTGAAAGAGCTCACCCCGGGTCGCCGGGGCATCTTCTCGGGCAAGGTCGGCGAGTACCGGCGGCAGACACAGCTCACCAACCCCGACTACGAGCTGTTCGACGACATCGCCGAGGCCCGGGCCGAGGCCGAGGTCACCGCAAAGCGCCCCATCCCGATCTACCCGGCCACCAGCTCGGTCCCCAGCCCCCTCGTGCAGAAGACCATCTCGCTCGTGCTCGACGCCGTGGGCGACATCGACGATCCGCTGCCCGACGACCTGCGGGCGCGCCGAGGGCTCGTCGACGCCCGCACGGCGCTCGAACACATCCACCGGCCCGAAGACGACGACGACATCGCTCCGGCCGTGGCGACGCTGCGCATGCACGAGGCCTTCGTGCTGCAGACCGCCCTGCTGCAGCAGCGGCAGTTCGTGCGGGCCCTGTCGGCCACGAAGCGTCCCGCCGCCGCGGGCGGGCTGCTCGAGCGATTCGACGCGATCCTGCCGTTCGAGCTCACCCCCGACCAGCAGAGCGTGGGTGCCCGGATCGCCGCCGACATGATCGGCGACTGGCCGATGAACCGGCTCGTGCAGGGCGAGGTGGGGTCGGGCAAGACGCTCGTCGCCCTGCGCGCGATGCTGCAGGTCGCCGAGTCGGGCGGGCAGTCGGCACTCATCGCCCCCACCGAAGTGCTCGCCGCTCAGCACCTGCGCTCCATCGCCCGCATGCTGGGCCCCGAGCTCGCGCCCGAGCTCATGCCGACCCTGCTCACCGGCCAGCTGCCCGCCGCCGAGCGCCGCAAGGCCGCCCTCCGGGTGGCCTCGGGGCAGGCCCGCATCGTCGTGGGCACCCACGCGCTGCTCAGCGCCCGCACGACCTTCGCCGAGCTGGGCTTCGTCGTCGTCGACGAACAGCATCGCTTCGGTGTCGAGCAGCGCGAGGCACTGCGCTCCAAGGGCGAATCGCCGCACACGCTCGTACTCACGGCGACGCCGATCCCGCGCACCGTCGCCATGACGGTGTTCGGCGATCTCGATGTCTCGACCATCCGCACCATGCCGGCCGGGCGTGCCGGCATCCAATCGTTCGTGGCTCCGCTGGCCGAGAAGCCCGGGTGGTTCGCGCGGGTGTGGGACCGGGTGGCCGAAGAGGTGCGTCTCGGACGCCAGGCGTTCGTCGTGTGCGCGGCCATCGATGCCGAACAGCTCGCCGCCGACGAGAAGACCGACGAACCCGCCGACGCCCCGGCCGCGGCGGCCGCCGCCGAGAGCGGCCGCACGCGGTGGGGCGTCGTGCAGGTCGAAGAGATGCTGTCGCGTATGCCGTCGTTCGCGGACATCCGCGTGCAGATCCTGCACGGCAAGCTGCCGGCCGACGAGAAGGACGCGGTCATGCAGGCCTTCGCGCGCGGCGACATCGACGTCCTCGTGGCCACGACCGTGATCGAGGTGGGCGTCGACGTGCCGAACGCCTCGACCATGGTGATCCTCGAGGCCGATCGCTTCGGGGTCTCGCAACTCCACCAGCTCCGCGGACGCGTGGGCCGCGGCGGGGTGCCGGGCCTGTGTCTGCTGGTCACCGAGGCGTCTCCGGGCTCGTCGTCGCGATCGCGTGTCGAGGCCGTGGCGAGCACGCTCGACGGCTTCGCGCTGGCCGAGGTCGATCTCGAGCTGCGGGGCGAGGGCGATGTGCTCGGCGGGGCGCAGTCGGGCGTGCGCTCGTCGCTGCGACTGCTGCGCGTGGTGACCGATGCCGATCTCATCACCGAAGCCCGCGCCGAGGGGGAGCGGCTGCTGGCCGACGATCCGACGCTGGAGCGGCATCCCGGTCTGGCGGCCGCGCTCGAGCGCCGTGTCGGCGTGGAGGAGCGGGCGGCGCTCGCGAAGTCGTGA
- the coaD gene encoding pantetheine-phosphate adenylyltransferase yields MNPRIAVVPGSFDPPTLGHLDVIRRAAGLFDQLHVLVVHNPGKEAMLPLAQRQSLLEQSISEAGIEGDVIVAAWSMGLLVDYATEVGARVLVKGIRSQVDVAYETPMAIVNRDLAHVETVFLLPDPSHALVSSSLVRQVAGLGGDVSPYVPPAVARFLDTGARGL; encoded by the coding sequence ATGAACCCCCGGATCGCCGTCGTCCCCGGCTCGTTCGACCCGCCGACCCTCGGTCACCTCGATGTGATCCGCCGCGCGGCGGGGCTGTTCGATCAGCTCCACGTCCTGGTCGTGCACAATCCGGGCAAAGAGGCGATGCTGCCCCTCGCGCAGCGGCAGTCGCTGCTGGAGCAGTCGATCTCGGAGGCCGGGATCGAGGGCGACGTCATCGTGGCGGCCTGGAGCATGGGGCTCCTGGTCGACTACGCCACCGAGGTCGGCGCCCGCGTTCTCGTGAAGGGCATCCGTTCGCAGGTGGACGTGGCCTACGAGACCCCGATGGCGATCGTCAACCGCGACCTCGCCCACGTCGAGACGGTGTTCCTGCTGCCCGATCCCTCGCACGCGCTCGTGTCGAGCTCGCTCGTGCGACAGGTCGCGGGGCTCGGCGGCGACGTGTCGCCGTACGTCCCCCCGGCCGTCGCCCGTTTCCTCGACACCGGGGCACGCGGGCTCTGA
- a CDS encoding DUF177 domain-containing protein produces MREHSLDIPAPEKWGEGLVSIPEAEPLEIEVRLESVHEGILVSGTVDTTATGVCGRCLIDIEEPVEVEFQELFTYPGNEASDFDVQDDHVDLENLVRDTIVLSLPFQPVCQPDCPGLDPNTGERLTESTGDTEQTSVDPRWAALQQYTPDDGDALRAAPKTEKS; encoded by the coding sequence ATGCGCGAGCACAGCCTCGACATCCCCGCGCCCGAGAAGTGGGGTGAAGGACTCGTCTCGATCCCCGAGGCCGAGCCCCTCGAGATCGAGGTGCGTCTGGAGTCGGTGCACGAGGGCATCCTCGTGTCCGGCACCGTCGACACCACCGCCACCGGCGTGTGCGGCCGATGCCTCATCGACATCGAGGAGCCTGTCGAAGTCGAGTTCCAGGAACTTTTCACGTATCCTGGGAACGAAGCGAGTGACTTCGACGTTCAAGACGACCACGTGGATCTTGAAAATCTGGTCCGGGACACGATTGTCCTGTCGCTTCCGTTCCAGCCGGTGTGTCAGCCGGACTGCCCCGGGCTCGACCCGAACACGGGCGAGAGGCTGACGGAAAGCACCGGCGACACGGAGCAGACGTCCGTTGATCCTCGATGGGCTGCGCTCCAGCAGTACACCCCAGACGACGGCGATGCGCTCCGCGCCGCCCCCAAGACAGAGAAGAGCTAG
- the rpmF gene encoding 50S ribosomal protein L32, with product MAGNPPKRKVSRSNTRSRRAQWKAEPTPLVKTIENGKVVYSRPHQAKVVTDSQGTELFMEYKGRKVADV from the coding sequence ATGGCAGGTAACCCCCCGAAGCGGAAAGTCTCCCGCTCGAACACCCGCTCGCGCCGCGCGCAGTGGAAGGCCGAACCCACCCCGCTGGTGAAGACCATCGAGAACGGCAAGGTCGTCTACAGCCGCCCCCACCAGGCCAAGGTCGTCACCGACTCGCAGGGCACCGAACTCTTCATGGAGTACAAGGGCCGCAAGGTCGCCGACGTCTGA
- the rnc gene encoding ribonuclease III has product MTRNTVERSALTEKLGVDIDPELLSLALTHRSFAYENGAIPHNERLEFLGDSVLGQAVTVRLFTRHPDLDEGSLAKRRASVVSTVALAEVARTIGLGDHVRLGRGEILTGGRDKDSILADTMEAVIGATFLSAGPDAATDMVLRLVEPLFADPERYGAAMDPKTSLQEIAARLGLPAPVYGVEATGPDHDRRFTATVTVGEVVTTGAGSSKKQAEMAAALTAWRELDARA; this is encoded by the coding sequence GTGACGCGAAACACCGTCGAGCGCTCAGCGCTCACCGAGAAGCTCGGGGTCGACATCGACCCCGAGCTTCTTTCGCTTGCCCTGACCCACCGCTCGTTCGCCTACGAGAACGGCGCCATCCCGCACAACGAACGTCTCGAGTTCCTCGGCGACTCGGTGCTGGGCCAAGCCGTGACCGTGCGGCTGTTCACCCGGCATCCGGATCTCGACGAGGGAAGCCTCGCCAAGCGGCGCGCGAGCGTCGTGTCGACCGTGGCCCTCGCCGAGGTGGCGCGCACCATCGGCCTCGGCGATCACGTGCGGCTCGGCCGGGGCGAGATCCTGACCGGCGGTCGTGACAAGGATTCGATCCTCGCCGACACCATGGAAGCCGTGATCGGGGCGACGTTCCTCTCGGCGGGACCGGATGCCGCCACCGACATGGTGCTGCGCCTGGTCGAACCGCTCTTCGCCGACCCCGAACGCTACGGCGCGGCGATGGACCCGAAGACGAGTCTGCAAGAGATCGCTGCGCGGCTGGGGCTTCCGGCTCCCGTCTACGGCGTCGAGGCGACCGGGCCCGACCACGACCGTCGCTTCACGGCCACCGTGACCGTCGGCGAGGTCGTGACCACGGGTGCCGGGTCGAGCAAGAAGCAGGCGGAGATGGCCGCCGCCCTCACCGCCTGGCGCGAACTCGACGCGCGTGCCTGA